Proteins co-encoded in one Blastocatellia bacterium genomic window:
- the coaD gene encoding pantetheine-phosphate adenylyltransferase — MKRRAIYPGSFDPVTNGHLDVIDRAVKLFDEVIIAILRNSTKAPLFTVEERIAMLQQVNRWPAVTIDSFEGLLVEYARLKQATAIIRGIRAISDYEYEMQMALMNRRLNPNTETIFLFTAEQYSYLSSQLVKEVFLLGGSVDGLVPDVVQQRMREKYQSLNLLKPSQ; from the coding sequence ATGAAACGACGTGCCATTTATCCTGGATCATTTGATCCTGTCACCAACGGGCATCTGGACGTGATTGATCGAGCCGTCAAGCTATTTGACGAGGTGATCATCGCTATTTTGAGAAATTCGACCAAAGCCCCACTCTTTACGGTTGAGGAACGGATCGCCATGCTCCAACAGGTGAATCGCTGGCCAGCCGTGACGATTGATTCGTTCGAGGGCTTGTTGGTTGAATACGCTCGGTTGAAGCAAGCCACTGCGATTATTCGCGGCATCCGTGCCATCTCCGATTATGAATACGAGATGCAAATGGCGCTGATGAATCGGCGCTTGAATCCGAATACCGAGACCATCTTCCTGTTCACGGCTGAACAATACTCGTATCTGAGTTCGCAGTTGGTCAAAGAGGTCTTCTTATTGGGCGGCTCGGTGGACGGGCTAGTTCCCGACGTTGTTCAGCAACGCATGCGCGAGAAATATCAGTCATTGAATCTGCTCAAACCGAGTCAATAA